The following are encoded together in the Streptomyces tsukubensis genome:
- a CDS encoding endo alpha-1,4 polygalactosaminidase has product MPNTSRARRSRAYVSVVAATAAAVAVPLFAASSASAATSAVTLPPTHANFDYQIGSAYTPPAGVQVVSRDYTASPAAGLYNICYVNAFQAQPKAESEWGDLLLRDSSGDIVYDDSWGEAFLDTRTEAKRTAIAKKVNGWIDSCASKGFNAIEPDNLDTYDRTDLLNEDDAKDLVRKLADHAHEKGLAIAQKNNPGLSTERDETGLDFAVAEECGHYDECGDYTEGFGDDVIVIEYEEKYLKKACSAYGDKLSIVLRDLDVTAPGDSGYVRKTC; this is encoded by the coding sequence ATGCCCAACACCTCTCGTGCCCGTCGATCCCGCGCCTACGTCTCCGTGGTCGCGGCCACGGCGGCGGCGGTGGCCGTCCCGCTGTTCGCCGCCTCCTCGGCGAGCGCGGCCACCAGCGCGGTGACCCTTCCCCCCACGCACGCCAACTTCGACTACCAGATCGGCAGCGCCTACACGCCGCCGGCCGGGGTCCAGGTCGTCAGCCGCGACTACACCGCCTCGCCCGCCGCGGGTCTGTACAACATTTGTTACGTCAACGCCTTCCAGGCGCAGCCCAAGGCCGAGAGCGAGTGGGGCGACCTGCTGCTGCGGGACTCCAGCGGCGACATCGTCTACGACGACAGCTGGGGCGAGGCGTTCCTCGACACCCGTACCGAGGCGAAGCGGACCGCCATCGCCAAGAAGGTGAACGGCTGGATCGACAGCTGCGCGAGCAAGGGCTTCAACGCGATCGAGCCCGACAACCTCGACACCTACGACCGTACCGACCTGCTCAACGAGGACGACGCCAAGGACCTGGTCAGGAAGCTCGCCGACCACGCCCACGAGAAGGGCCTGGCCATCGCGCAGAAGAACAATCCTGGTCTCTCCACCGAGCGCGACGAGACGGGTCTCGACTTCGCGGTCGCCGAGGAGTGCGGCCACTACGACGAGTGCGGTGACTACACCGAGGGCTTCGGCGACGACGTCATCGTGATCGAGTACGAGGAGAAGTACCTCAAGAAGGCGTGCTCGGCCTACGGTGACAAGCTGAGCATCGTGCTGCGTGACCTCGACGTCACAGCCCCCGGCGACAGCGGTTACGTCCGCAAGACCTGCTGA
- a CDS encoding tetratricopeptide repeat protein gives MAPVTQKAQQAVARNTAIRTKAFAPEYQGALGSLSVNSSLTEVLERGIEAVRQAEAAGDQRELARCGLAVSEAYRRLGKVEAADRAWKASYRAARGAGDPGAMAWALWSGGTLARQRGALPLAFRLLGLAAEAGERGEDMLVRSYSLAGLAETGRIQGDYQLVGELHEQLLSEARSRGEARHAVWALEGIAQMHRNTGSYDRALALFEEAARTAAAADDRRGRAWALRGVADVVSARDGDAERALALLSEAESICRAMNLSSALAYNHKMRGNVRYRAGRYAEAAEEYTRSLGEFRAMEESRGTALSRLGLAKSRARLGQDPAETARELRDVRRALERIGLRQARDMIAKAVTELGLDPSLVPLGDDEDNGDHAEGLNPATIGASAGTTAHAGV, from the coding sequence ATGGCACCAGTGACTCAGAAGGCACAGCAGGCAGTGGCACGAAACACCGCGATACGGACCAAGGCTTTCGCGCCCGAGTATCAGGGCGCTCTTGGCTCGTTGTCGGTGAACTCGTCCCTGACCGAGGTGCTGGAGAGAGGCATCGAGGCAGTGCGGCAGGCCGAAGCGGCCGGTGACCAGAGGGAACTCGCCCGCTGCGGACTCGCCGTCTCCGAGGCCTACCGGAGGCTGGGAAAGGTCGAGGCCGCCGACCGTGCGTGGAAGGCCAGCTATCGGGCCGCCCGCGGGGCGGGCGACCCGGGGGCGATGGCCTGGGCGCTGTGGAGTGGTGGCACGCTCGCCCGGCAGCGGGGAGCACTGCCCCTGGCGTTCCGTCTGCTCGGGCTCGCGGCGGAGGCGGGCGAACGCGGCGAGGACATGCTGGTACGCAGTTACTCACTGGCGGGGCTGGCGGAGACCGGACGCATACAGGGGGACTACCAACTGGTGGGCGAACTGCACGAACAGCTGCTCTCCGAGGCCCGTAGCAGGGGCGAGGCGCGGCACGCGGTCTGGGCGCTCGAAGGTATCGCGCAGATGCACAGGAACACCGGCTCCTACGACAGGGCGCTCGCCCTCTTCGAGGAGGCGGCGCGGACCGCGGCGGCCGCTGACGACCGTCGTGGCCGGGCCTGGGCGCTGCGGGGCGTCGCCGATGTGGTGTCCGCGCGGGACGGTGACGCCGAGCGCGCACTGGCTCTGCTCTCCGAGGCCGAGAGCATCTGTCGCGCCATGAACCTGTCGAGCGCGCTGGCGTACAACCACAAGATGCGCGGGAACGTGCGGTACCGCGCGGGCCGGTACGCGGAGGCGGCCGAGGAGTACACCAGGTCGCTGGGGGAGTTCCGGGCGATGGAGGAGTCACGGGGGACGGCGCTCTCCCGGCTCGGTCTCGCCAAGTCCCGGGCCCGGCTCGGACAGGACCCGGCGGAGACCGCGCGTGAACTGCGCGACGTGCGCCGCGCCCTGGAGCGGATCGGTCTCCGCCAGGCGCGGGACATGATCGCCAAGGCCGTCACCGAACTGGGTCTTGACCCGTCGCTCGTCCCGTTGGGGGACGACGAGGACAACGGCGACCACGCGGAGGGGCTCAACCCCGCGACCATCGGCGCGTCGGCGGGTACCACTGCGCATGCGGGAGTGTGA
- a CDS encoding MGH1-like glycoside hydrolase domain-containing protein, translating into MKHLSRRQFTASSLVPLGAAVLPAVPAHAQERAEESSEGSQAGPALLSGLTDLLDLHGTPDAARPPGDNPLNVFADLGAWHAYGLPSPADHSHFGGFSGPLYVAEEYPWYLSRSFTRFGLVDKHTSKAVDLSADRSPVLESRPGLLRQSFRTDGLRVTLELRYATDRTALVRADVHNLGHGEREVRAHWTGELLRHTSEPVRDAPRLRATEDGVAVRFAEVRSFKDFLTTTQTRFEVVHGVPVHTSVHGDEYRTTAARPRTIGPGGTVSFTWTESYWFTDAERRARRSAVREALDRPDRVADRSDRRWRRYLTRALEGVAPDRRRVAAKAVQTLVTNWRSPAGALRSDGITPSLTNTSFAGGFWAWDSWKEAVSTAVFDPALAVSTLESMFDHQITADSPDRPQDAGMVPDAVFYNDIRDGGLNWNERNSKPPLAAWAVWEVYERGGGPSFLRRMYPKLKAYHAWWYRVRDHDGNGLAEYGATVDAANDSAEQRRLAAAWESGMDNAPRFDDVEVRANTDRAGHTVGYSLDQESVDLNCFLYAEKRYLARMAAELGWRQEAKELNHAAAALRDRVRTRAYDPATGFFYDWAPDNGGPLTGRGMGIEGAVPLWAGVASSRQAAGVRAALTDPARFATHMPLPTAARDNPKFDPTGYWRGLVWLDQAFFALRGLSDYGYHRDAHTIGEQLLRNAEGLLGDGPIHENYHPLTGEGRNAANFSWSAAAVLEILRGR; encoded by the coding sequence ATGAAACACCTCTCGCGGAGGCAGTTCACCGCATCGTCCCTCGTACCGCTGGGAGCCGCCGTACTGCCCGCGGTCCCCGCACACGCCCAGGAGAGGGCGGAGGAATCGTCAGAGGGCAGTCAGGCCGGCCCAGCACTCCTGAGCGGGCTCACCGACCTGCTCGATCTGCACGGGACACCCGACGCGGCCCGGCCGCCGGGCGACAATCCACTCAATGTCTTCGCGGACCTCGGCGCCTGGCACGCGTACGGTCTGCCCTCCCCCGCGGACCACTCCCACTTCGGCGGTTTCAGCGGACCGCTGTACGTGGCGGAGGAGTACCCCTGGTATCTGAGCCGGTCCTTCACCCGGTTCGGACTCGTCGACAAGCACACCTCGAAGGCGGTCGATCTGTCGGCGGACCGCTCACCCGTACTGGAGTCCCGGCCGGGTCTGCTCAGACAGTCGTTCCGCACGGACGGCCTGCGGGTCACGCTGGAGCTCCGGTACGCGACCGACCGCACCGCCCTGGTCAGGGCGGATGTCCACAACCTCGGGCACGGGGAGCGTGAGGTACGTGCACACTGGACGGGAGAGTTGCTGCGCCACACCAGTGAGCCGGTGCGGGACGCCCCTCGACTGCGGGCGACCGAGGACGGTGTGGCGGTCCGATTCGCCGAGGTGCGTTCCTTCAAGGACTTCCTCACCACCACGCAGACCCGTTTCGAGGTGGTGCACGGCGTCCCCGTACACACCTCCGTCCACGGCGACGAGTACCGCACCACCGCCGCACGGCCGAGAACGATCGGGCCCGGTGGGACCGTCTCCTTCACCTGGACCGAGTCGTACTGGTTCACCGACGCCGAACGCCGGGCGCGTCGCTCCGCCGTACGGGAGGCGCTGGACCGCCCTGACCGTGTCGCCGACCGGTCGGACCGGCGCTGGCGGCGCTATCTGACGCGTGCGCTCGAAGGGGTGGCCCCCGACCGCCGCAGGGTCGCGGCGAAGGCGGTGCAGACGCTGGTGACCAACTGGCGCAGTCCTGCGGGCGCGCTGCGTTCCGACGGGATCACGCCCTCGCTCACCAATACCTCGTTCGCCGGCGGCTTCTGGGCCTGGGACTCGTGGAAGGAGGCCGTGTCGACGGCGGTCTTCGATCCCGCTCTGGCCGTCTCCACCCTTGAGTCGATGTTCGACCATCAGATCACGGCGGACTCGCCCGACCGCCCGCAGGACGCCGGCATGGTGCCCGACGCGGTGTTCTACAACGACATCAGGGACGGCGGCCTGAACTGGAACGAGCGCAACTCCAAGCCCCCGCTCGCCGCCTGGGCGGTGTGGGAGGTGTACGAGCGGGGCGGGGGCCCGTCCTTCCTGCGCCGTATGTATCCCAAGCTCAAGGCGTACCACGCCTGGTGGTACCGCGTCCGCGACCACGACGGGAACGGGCTGGCCGAGTACGGCGCCACGGTCGACGCGGCCAACGACAGCGCCGAGCAGCGCAGGCTGGCGGCCGCCTGGGAGAGCGGGATGGACAACGCGCCGCGCTTCGACGACGTGGAGGTCCGCGCCAACACCGACCGGGCGGGGCACACCGTCGGCTACTCACTGGACCAGGAGTCCGTCGACCTCAACTGCTTCCTGTACGCGGAGAAGCGTTACCTCGCCCGGATGGCCGCCGAGTTGGGCTGGCGGCAGGAGGCGAAGGAACTGAACCACGCGGCGGCCGCCCTGCGGGACCGCGTCAGGACCCGCGCGTACGACCCGGCCACCGGCTTCTTCTACGACTGGGCCCCGGACAACGGCGGACCGCTCACCGGGCGCGGAATGGGTATCGAGGGCGCGGTACCGCTCTGGGCGGGGGTCGCGTCGAGCAGGCAGGCCGCAGGGGTACGCGCCGCGCTCACCGACCCCGCCAGGTTCGCCACCCACATGCCGTTGCCGACGGCGGCCCGTGACAATCCGAAGTTCGACCCGACCGGATACTGGCGCGGTCTCGTCTGGCTGGACCAGGCCTTTTTCGCCCTCCGTGGCCTGTCCGACTACGGCTACCACCGGGACGCCCACACCATCGGCGAACAGCTGCTGCGCAACGCCGAGGGTCTGCTCGGGGACGGGCCCATTCACGAGAACTACCATCCGCTGACCGGCGAGGGGAGGAACGCGGCGAACTTCTCGTGGTCCGCGGCGGCGGTCCTGGAGATCCTGCGCGGCCGCTGA
- a CDS encoding TetR/AcrR family transcriptional regulator has translation MVRAGLTTERLVRAGAELADEVGFDQVTVSALARRFDVKVASLYSHLKNSQDLETRIALLALEELADRAADALAGRAGKDALTALANVYRDYAREHPGRYTAAQLRLDPETAAASAGVRHAQMTRAVLRGYDLAEPDQTHAVRLLGSVFHGYVTLEMGGGFSHSAPDSQVTWSRTLDALDALLRNWPAPAP, from the coding sequence ATGGTGCGTGCGGGACTGACCACGGAACGTCTTGTCCGGGCGGGGGCCGAGCTGGCCGACGAGGTCGGTTTCGACCAGGTGACCGTCTCGGCACTGGCCAGGCGGTTCGACGTCAAGGTCGCGAGCCTCTACTCGCACCTGAAGAACTCCCAGGATCTTGAGACGCGGATCGCGCTGCTCGCGCTGGAGGAACTCGCCGACAGGGCGGCCGACGCGCTCGCGGGCCGCGCGGGCAAGGACGCGCTGACCGCCCTCGCCAACGTCTACCGCGACTACGCCCGCGAACACCCGGGCCGCTACACCGCGGCGCAACTCAGGCTGGACCCGGAGACGGCCGCCGCCAGCGCCGGTGTCCGGCACGCCCAGATGACGCGGGCGGTGCTGCGCGGGTACGACCTGGCAGAACCGGACCAGACCCACGCGGTCCGGCTGCTCGGCAGTGTCTTCCACGGCTACGTCACCCTGGAGATGGGCGGCGGATTCAGTCACAGCGCGCCCGACAGCCAGGTGACGTGGTCAAGGACGCTGGACGCCCTCGACGCGCTGCTCCGCAACTGGCCCGCGCCCGCGCCCTGA
- a CDS encoding GDSL-type esterase/lipase family protein, with protein MTTPHRWITTPITAGLLHGALEVEHTDRGVQPHRLPAHARAQCSDPQLAMAESQPSGVRLAFRTRATAVELDALPVKRVYAGAPPRPDGVYELLVDGHLTDQAVVTGGDTVTIDMATGSSETRTGAAGTIRFTGLPDRLKDIEIWLPHNENAQLVALRTDAAVEPLPDRGRKVWLHHGSSISHGSNAATPTTIWPALAASLGGVDLINLGLGGSALLDPFTARAMRDTPADLISLKIGINLVNLDGMRLRVFTSAVHGFLDTIREGHPTTPLLVVSPIYCAIHEDTPGPASFDLRALSTGKLSFLAEGDPAERGAGKLTLKGIREELSRIVEQRAAEDPNLSYLDGLGLYGEADYAELPLPDELHPDTAAHRRIGERFAERAFGSGGPLPAKDA; from the coding sequence ATGACCACCCCGCACCGCTGGATCACCACGCCCATCACCGCGGGCCTCCTGCACGGCGCCCTCGAAGTGGAGCACACCGACAGGGGCGTACAGCCGCACCGGTTGCCCGCCCACGCCCGCGCCCAGTGCTCCGACCCGCAGTTGGCCATGGCCGAGTCGCAGCCCTCCGGCGTACGGCTGGCGTTCCGCACCCGGGCCACCGCCGTCGAACTCGACGCGCTGCCCGTCAAGCGCGTCTACGCGGGCGCCCCGCCCCGCCCCGACGGCGTGTACGAACTGCTCGTCGACGGGCACCTCACCGACCAGGCCGTGGTGACCGGTGGTGACACGGTGACCATCGACATGGCCACCGGAAGCTCCGAGACCCGGACGGGCGCGGCAGGGACCATCCGCTTCACGGGGCTGCCCGATCGCCTCAAGGACATCGAGATCTGGCTGCCGCACAACGAGAACGCCCAGCTCGTCGCCTTGCGTACCGACGCCGCTGTCGAGCCGCTGCCCGACCGCGGCCGGAAGGTGTGGCTGCACCACGGCAGTTCGATCAGCCACGGCTCCAACGCGGCGACACCCACCACCATCTGGCCCGCGCTGGCCGCCTCCCTCGGTGGCGTCGACCTGATCAACCTCGGTCTGGGCGGCAGCGCCCTGCTCGACCCCTTCACCGCTCGGGCCATGCGGGACACCCCGGCCGACCTGATCAGCCTGAAGATCGGCATCAACCTCGTCAACCTCGACGGGATGCGCCTGCGCGTCTTCACCTCCGCGGTCCACGGCTTCCTCGACACCATCAGGGAGGGGCACCCCACCACACCGCTGCTTGTCGTGTCGCCGATCTACTGCGCCATCCACGAGGACACACCAGGACCCGCCTCCTTCGACCTGCGGGCGCTCAGCACCGGGAAGCTGAGCTTCCTGGCCGAGGGCGATCCCGCCGAGCGTGGAGCGGGGAAGCTGACACTCAAGGGCATCAGGGAAGAACTGTCGCGGATCGTGGAGCAGCGCGCGGCAGAGGACCCGAACCTGAGCTATCTCGACGGTCTCGGCCTCTACGGTGAGGCGGACTACGCCGAACTCCCGCTCCCCGACGAGCTCCACCCGGACACCGCGGCGCACCGCCGAATCGGCGAACGGTTCGCCGAGCGCGCTTTCGGCAGCGGCGGCCCGTTGCCGGCGAAGGACGCCTGA
- a CDS encoding Rossmann-fold NAD(P)-binding domain-containing protein: MAVRRTVLGDALIRQQATGRTDLLDAYSDTCLRRVRRAEHFSYFMTTRLHTAPEQSAFDPRPQIAQLDRIAASPHAAAELAVNYTGTAPARPDLGPA; the protein is encoded by the coding sequence GTGGCAGTCCGCCGAACCGTGCTCGGCGACGCCCTGATCCGGCAGCAGGCGACGGGCCGCACCGACCTGCTCGACGCGTACTCCGACACCTGCCTGCGCCGTGTCCGGCGCGCCGAGCACTTCTCGTACTTCATGACGACCAGGCTGCACACCGCACCCGAGCAGAGCGCGTTCGACCCCCGTCCGCAGATCGCACAGCTCGACCGCATAGCCGCCTCGCCGCACGCGGCGGCCGAACTCGCCGTGAACTACACGGGGACAGCGCCGGCGCGACCGGACCTCGGCCCGGCCTGA
- a CDS encoding IclR family transcriptional regulator domain-containing protein, with protein MDEELERGLRSIAVPVRDRAGRAVAAVNVAMHSSSRTMEECLGAVLPQLRATGHLIENEFRTAARFSRITVARQWPGRGPTPSPARGATTAVLEAADSLIRQPGM; from the coding sequence GTGGACGAGGAGTTGGAGAGAGGTCTCCGCTCCATCGCCGTACCGGTCCGCGACCGAGCGGGCAGAGCGGTCGCGGCCGTCAATGTCGCGATGCACAGCAGCAGCCGCACCATGGAGGAGTGCCTCGGCGCGGTCCTGCCCCAACTGCGCGCCACGGGGCACCTGATCGAGAACGAATTCCGTACGGCGGCACGCTTCAGCAGGATCACGGTGGCCCGACAGTGGCCGGGGCGGGGACCGACTCCGTCACCAGCACGCGGCGCCACCACCGCTGTACTGGAGGCGGCGGACTCGTTGATCCGGCAACCGGGAATGTGA
- a CDS encoding sialate:H+ symport family MFS transporter, whose translation MHTTAKPTRPWYRELSGTQWKAFFAAWIGYALDGFDFVLITLVLTEISDDFGLSTVQAASLISGAFITRWLGGAVLGALGDRFGRKPAMVLSILLYSLGTFACGFAWDYTSLFVARLAIGMGMAGEYGTSATYVMESWPTRLRNRASGFLISGYSLGSVLAAQVYKWVVPTLGWRWMFYLGIIPIVIALWMRRALPEAEDWTEATGKVAKKPNPFQPLFATPARAAANIVLAVLATVSLFVVFTTGSGVVVPVLSVVAGVSLAAFAVQLGGRRGWPLYLSMTVTIFFAFLYSWPIQALLPTYLKTELGYSTSQVTDALFFAGFGTMVGCCAAGFLGDWIGTKKAYAFTLIGSLVLIFPVFAIKNSLPLLGAALFLLQATSFGISGLLPRYIGGHFPTAVRGAALGFTYNVGALGGAVAPVLGARLASGMELGQALAVLTFAGTILVVLLVGLDVPGRLSRLTDPDGLADHLAERPGGPTPRRTSETGP comes from the coding sequence GTGCACACCACAGCCAAGCCCACGAGACCCTGGTACCGCGAGCTGAGCGGCACCCAGTGGAAGGCTTTCTTCGCCGCCTGGATCGGCTATGCCCTGGACGGTTTCGACTTCGTCCTCATCACGCTCGTTCTCACCGAGATCAGCGACGACTTCGGCCTGAGTACCGTACAGGCGGCCAGCCTCATCTCCGGGGCCTTCATCACACGATGGCTCGGCGGGGCGGTGCTCGGTGCCCTCGGCGACCGCTTCGGCCGTAAGCCGGCGATGGTCCTGAGCATCCTGCTCTACTCGCTGGGGACCTTCGCCTGCGGGTTCGCCTGGGACTACACGAGTCTGTTCGTCGCCCGGCTGGCCATCGGCATGGGCATGGCGGGCGAGTACGGGACCAGCGCCACGTACGTGATGGAGAGCTGGCCCACCCGGCTGCGCAACCGCGCGAGCGGTTTCCTCATCTCCGGATACTCGCTCGGCTCGGTGCTCGCCGCGCAGGTCTACAAGTGGGTCGTCCCGACGCTCGGCTGGCGCTGGATGTTCTACCTGGGGATCATCCCGATCGTCATAGCGCTGTGGATGCGCAGGGCTCTGCCCGAGGCGGAGGACTGGACCGAGGCGACCGGCAAGGTAGCCAAGAAGCCCAACCCCTTCCAGCCCCTCTTCGCGACCCCGGCGCGGGCCGCCGCCAACATCGTCCTCGCCGTCCTCGCGACGGTGTCGCTCTTCGTCGTCTTCACCACGGGGAGCGGAGTGGTGGTGCCCGTGCTCTCCGTGGTCGCCGGAGTCTCCCTCGCGGCGTTCGCCGTACAACTGGGCGGCAGACGCGGCTGGCCGCTCTACCTGTCCATGACCGTCACGATCTTCTTCGCCTTCCTCTACTCGTGGCCCATCCAGGCGCTGCTGCCCACCTACCTGAAGACCGAACTCGGCTATTCGACGAGCCAGGTCACCGACGCGCTGTTCTTCGCGGGCTTCGGCACGATGGTGGGCTGTTGCGCGGCGGGATTCCTCGGCGACTGGATCGGCACCAAGAAGGCCTACGCCTTCACCCTGATCGGCTCGCTCGTCCTGATCTTCCCCGTCTTCGCCATCAAGAACAGCCTGCCACTGCTCGGCGCGGCCCTCTTCCTCCTCCAGGCCACGAGCTTCGGCATCTCAGGGCTGCTGCCCCGCTACATCGGAGGCCATTTCCCCACGGCGGTGCGCGGCGCGGCCCTCGGCTTCACCTACAACGTGGGGGCGCTCGGCGGGGCGGTCGCACCCGTACTCGGCGCCAGACTCGCCTCGGGCATGGAACTCGGCCAGGCGCTCGCCGTGCTGACCTTCGCGGGGACCATCCTCGTCGTACTCCTCGTCGGCCTGGACGTGCCTGGCCGCCTCAGCCGGCTCACCGACCCGGACGGCCTCGCCGATCACCTCGCGGAACGACCGGGCGGCCCCACTCCTCGACGCACCTCGGAAACCGGCCCCTGA
- a CDS encoding N-acetylmannosamine-6-phosphate 2-epimerase: protein MTTSPSPLLDRLAGRLIVSCQAPPGDPMRTTETLVRLALSAEAGGAAAIRANEPEVVRAISREVGLPLIGLWKDGDTGVYITPTVHHATAMAEAGADIVAVDATDRPRPDGSAFPDHVAAVHARGALVMADVATLEEGLAAARDGADLISTTLSGYTPGSPQQKGPDLALVAALAAGTRTPVVAEGRIRTPVEAAQALAAGAHSVVVGTAITAPTALTRQFVAGLAQSS, encoded by the coding sequence GTGACCACCTCGCCCTCCCCCCTCCTCGACCGGCTCGCCGGCCGCCTGATCGTCTCCTGCCAGGCACCGCCGGGCGACCCGATGCGGACCACCGAAACCCTCGTACGCCTGGCCCTCTCGGCCGAGGCCGGCGGGGCCGCGGCCATCCGCGCCAACGAACCCGAGGTCGTCCGCGCGATCTCCCGCGAGGTCGGGCTGCCCCTGATCGGTCTGTGGAAGGACGGCGACACGGGCGTGTACATCACCCCGACCGTCCACCACGCGACGGCGATGGCCGAGGCCGGGGCCGACATCGTCGCGGTGGACGCCACCGACAGGCCCCGCCCCGACGGCAGCGCCTTCCCCGATCATGTCGCCGCCGTCCACGCACGCGGCGCCCTCGTCATGGCGGACGTCGCCACCCTCGAAGAGGGGCTCGCCGCCGCACGCGACGGAGCCGATCTGATCTCCACCACTCTCTCCGGATACACGCCGGGCTCGCCCCAGCAGAAGGGCCCCGACCTGGCACTCGTCGCGGCCCTCGCCGCCGGGACGCGGACGCCGGTGGTCGCGGAGGGACGGATCCGCACCCCTGTGGAGGCCGCACAGGCGCTCGCCGCCGGTGCCCACAGTGTCGTCGTCGGTACCGCGATCACGGCGCCCACCGCGCTGACCCGGCAGTTCGTAGCCGGCCTGGCCCAGTCGTCATAG
- a CDS encoding ROK family protein, which yields MSGHTSSPARGKAGSSAPSEGGGPVIGLDLGGTKIAASLVGADGTVLTRHTRPTPAGEGAEKVLDALAEAARAADPQDVAAAVGVAAAGVIDPVRGVVTSATDALPGWAGTRLADGLSSRLGSPVACDNDVRAAAYPELLAAGPDASLLYAAVGTGIGGAVAADGRMLHGAGGLAGHLGHLASPEAEGLPCTCGSTGHLEAVASGPAITALYRRRSGRTATRLEEVAGRAADGDRQARDAIVTGARATGRILGGLANTLAPHRVVVGGGVPRIGRLYQDALADAFTAELMAPLHGLLPTAPLSGPDAAVLGAVHLVRILPLHHPGAHQ from the coding sequence ATGAGCGGCCACACCTCTTCTCCCGCGCGGGGAAAGGCCGGGTCCTCCGCGCCCTCCGAGGGCGGGGGACCCGTGATCGGCCTCGACCTCGGCGGTACGAAGATCGCCGCGTCCCTCGTCGGCGCCGACGGCACGGTACTCACCAGGCACACCCGGCCCACTCCCGCGGGCGAGGGGGCCGAGAAGGTGCTCGACGCCCTCGCCGAAGCAGCCCGCGCGGCTGACCCCCAAGACGTGGCCGCCGCCGTGGGTGTCGCCGCCGCCGGAGTCATCGACCCGGTGCGCGGGGTCGTCACCAGCGCCACGGACGCACTGCCCGGCTGGGCGGGAACGCGTCTCGCCGACGGCCTCTCCTCCCGGCTGGGGTCCCCGGTCGCCTGCGACAACGACGTCCGCGCCGCCGCCTACCCGGAACTGCTCGCGGCCGGCCCGGACGCCTCACTCCTCTACGCCGCGGTCGGCACCGGGATCGGCGGCGCGGTGGCCGCGGACGGCCGGATGCTCCACGGCGCCGGGGGTCTCGCGGGCCACCTCGGCCACCTCGCCAGCCCCGAGGCCGAAGGGCTGCCCTGCACCTGCGGCAGTACGGGGCACCTCGAAGCCGTCGCCTCGGGCCCGGCCATCACCGCCCTCTACCGCAGGCGCTCCGGGCGCACGGCCACCCGGCTGGAAGAGGTCGCGGGGCGCGCGGCCGACGGCGACCGGCAGGCCCGCGACGCCATCGTCACCGGCGCCCGCGCCACCGGCCGGATCCTCGGCGGCCTCGCCAACACGCTGGCACCCCACCGCGTGGTCGTCGGCGGGGGAGTGCCCCGTATCGGACGCCTCTACCAGGACGCCCTGGCCGACGCGTTCACCGCGGAGCTGATGGCCCCGCTCCACGGGCTGCTACCCACCGCGCCCCTCTCCGGTCCTGACGCCGCAGTACTCGGCGCTGTCCACCTCGTCCGCATCCTCCCTCTGCACCACCCCGGAGCCCACCAGTGA